Within the Dunckerocampus dactyliophorus isolate RoL2022-P2 chromosome 10, RoL_Ddac_1.1, whole genome shotgun sequence genome, the region tgttgtttttcttcataatattacgttattctcgtaaaatgttctctttagattgcaacttttttctcaaattttagacttttattcttgtaaaattttccCTCTTTTGCGTTTCTTTTTTTATGGGGGGTTTGCAtgttaaataatgtttttagaatgcgcttgggacacccctgctgttttGAGCTATCAGGTCTATCAGGTGTTTTGATCTCTGGTGAATGCGAGAAGGGGGTCTAATTACAGGTTTTTAGAAGCCCAAGTGAAGCCTGTTGTCCAACTTCCTCACGTGTGCAGTACTCTTATTTCCTAGTTGTGAATGAATTGTATGTAATGTCACAATCCCAGTTCACACAGCTTGTTGCCATagatggaactttttttttttttttttttaacacctcaCATTTCTCAATGAACCGGACACTCACTTGATGTGGTAACAGAATGACGCCTCGTAATGGTGTCAGATTAATGGTTGAGACTGCTAGAAATGCTCACACTCTGTAACTCAGTGTTTTTGTGTTACTGATCACCAAACACGTGCAGTGCATGTGATTTCTGTGAAGCAAAGTCCTAAATTCTTCTTCTTTACGATGTCCAGCAGCTACCCAGTAGAGAGCGGTGGTGGTGGAGTGCCAGCCAAGTTGAAGAGAAGCAGGAGCACCTTGAGCAAAGATGGTGTCATGAAGGTGGAGGCCAGGAAAACGTTGAGCTTGGAGGCTGCACAGCTGGAGATCCTGGAGCAGCATAAGACCCTCACCAGACCGTTATCAAGGTTAGGACctacattataaaaataatgataactATGAAAAGCTAGACGGGGTTAAATATGAACACAGTGATGTGCTTTTTCAGTCACGTTGCACTTGTGTCACAAGACTTGAGAAGCTGAGCCACATCGTGATGCACATGACTACATGGCTCTGACATTCCTCTCACATgattttaatgtgtgtgtgcgtgtgtttggtgGCTTCGCGATATTAAGTGTACACAGTTGCCCACACCATCATGTGACCAACATGGCACGTCAAGCATGTCAAACAGTCCACGCGGTCTTTAGTGTTACTGACCACATCTTGTCTGCTCCCATGCGGGGTTGAATGTTTAAATAAGTCTGAGTTGTGTAATGTCATGTTGACATTGTTAGCATACACTATAATTTGCACCCTGCTTTGATTGCATTTGTTTGAGAAATAGAATGATTTACACATAATTTGCTAGCTGCAATTTGAATTCATTGTTGGGCCGTGCATCGTCGCACAGTCACACAAAATATCCAAAACCTTCTTCTCATGccagttctgtgtgtgtgtgtgtgtgtgtgtgtgtgtgtgtgtgtgtgtatgtgcaggtCGCAGACGTTTGACGTTGACTGCAGAAGCTTTGAAAGGACTGAAGGCAGCGGCACACAAAGTGTAAGTCCACCTTAGGTTTTGAAGTGAAGCGTGTACTTGTTCGGAGGAGTTATTCATTTCCCTTGTTGGGAGGCATGTGCAAACACAGCAGGCGCACTCGGAATGCAGCACAAACCCAGCAGTCTGAGACCATGGCAGGGTGGCCTGATGTGTGATCACCTAAAAactgttttaaataaaaagcgAACACTAATAAGAATGAAGGCACATAAATAAGCCATGCTTTCCAacccaaatgccacagccccggtGTGGAGGCGCAGCAgagattttattttcattgagtttttttcatctgtttttgttttaatttattatgtttcatttatttaaaagaatTCCAATTAATTCcattgttaaatactcttgagaaattaaagttgcttttgatacgatgttgTCATTATTtgacataattaatgaaaaaatggtcccacaaaaatgttgtcaataatatcgattatcgacaataatttgtaggacaattatcgtccagcaaaatttgctaGCGTGACAGGCTCCACTGTCGCATTCATTCATGGATGTATACCTGTAACTGGGTCCTTTGATGGTGGTAACGTCAAAGTCGGGTAGAAAACAGTCGTGCTATCACCTTGTTAGTAATGTCCTTTGGGTTACGTGCCTTTTCACCCAAAACTTATTTTTGACTTGTCTTTCTCTCTTGTAGAGTTTCATAAAGCACAATGCAACATTCCACAAGTTGTTTCCAGGCATTCCAGAAAGTGAAGACTTGATACATGGTGGGTgggacaaaaatattgaaatacacaatAGAAACGATGATTTCATGAATGACTGTATCAGAGTGAATGAAATGTTCATGTATGCCTCTTCTTTTCCCAGCATACATCTGTGCCCTGCAGAAGGAAGTGCCCTACCATGGTCGACTGTACATCACTGACAGCCATGCCTGTTTCCACTCCTCGGTTCTGCTCAAAGACACTAAGGTAGGGTGGCATCTGGGCTGCAGTGTGGTTTCTTCTATATCTTGTTTTAATTCTGTTTTATCTGGTCTGTTGCAGGTGGTCATCCCTGTTTCCTGCATCCACATTGTCAAGAAGCAGAACACTGCTTTACTAGTACCAAATGCCTTGTCAGTCCGAACCACGGAGGGAGAAAAGGTGAGTTTCTCCCCTGTCTTTAAtcaaaacaatacatttacagCCCATTTCTACACAATGAACATTTCATTATGGCTCAGCTACACaggaatccctcgtttatcatggttaattggtgataagttgtatttttcattataaatggaatatttttgtaattacagcatagaaaacctgtttgcgaccctctaaatatgtttttttagcattattagagccctctagaaatgaaataacacccctgttctcacctttacactcgtgttacccaatatagtagacacaataacagaaaagaggactgctcagagttgagtttcttAGCTTGGCATGCGTTAATCAGACCTGCAatagaagcttgttgtttcaactctggtgcttgtgtgtctcactgaacattgcCTTAGCATGacagtgaccagtgcagaatggTGCATATCATCACATTTTTGAATGTATCTTCTGAGTGCcgtaatttgtattttagccacttttatgcttgaaaattgttattttaggcaaaatacataatataataaatataccaTATCTGcctaataataagccatattcaaccacgaaacagcgtgatttattcatatatttttgaaaatcgtgatagagtgaagctaagcgcgaagtggcgagggattactgtagtactGTTACTGTTTTATCATCTGGGCAAGTAGCTGATCTTCTCTCTGTTCTGTTCATCGGCGCTGTGCAGTTCCTGTTTGTCTCGCTGCGGAACCGAGAAGCGTGTTATCAGCTGCTGCGCTCTGTGTGTCCTCAACTTGAGGTGAGTGTCCcaggagaaacacacacacacacatattctcAAGTCTGCTGAAACTGTACATGACTGTATGAGATTGTAAGATGATGATTTGACATTATGCAGTCAGACTGCCAATTATGTTTAGCACTGAGATGTTAATGGGTATTTCATTGACAGGATCGCAGCACAAACAGCAGCCCGGTCGTCTCCTCTGGAGAGCACAGCTTCAACAAGAGCAAACTTGTGGTAAGTGAGATGCTGTGATGTCAGCGTTCTTCGGCTGATTGATGTGGTTCCCACAGTGGTTAATGTTGCATCTTCCATGCCACCTGCGTTTTCATGGAATTCAGTTATTGTTTGTGTCCCGTCATGACAGAACTCTAGCCAGTCCAGTCTGGATGGCAGCTTTGACCAGTTAGATGGCTCCGACTCGCCGTCATTACAGGACAAACCCCTGGACAGCACGCACAAAGGTGAGCGTTTGCATGAAATGAATGATTTGAAAATGTCACATGCAGCGAACGCAGATCAGTGCGATTGTCGCAATGTTTTGTCGTCTGCAAAGATTATCCACGTGACGCAGTGACCTTGACTAATAGATAATCAAGGactttacagtacatgttttgttCATCCCTGCATGACATGCAGGAGTCCAGTGTCTAAAAGCAGTGCGACATTAATGTCTCTCTTTCACGCTCTACAGAGGCAGTGCCTAATGGAAAAGGATCCACTTTCAGCAGCCTGAACGAGCAGCAGAATGATTGCTCGTCTTCAGAGGAGGATCTGTCCTTATCAGGTATTAAAACACAAAGGTGCTTGTGCAAGATGTGCGGCCACGTGCCAAATTATtaagtcattcaatcccagccgttttttcaaaagacaaccccttcagtaccggccatgttagacgattttgactgatctctCGAGGCACACAGAAAATTGTGTCCTattgctatataaacatggaacataccaagagaaagattagactctttcatcaggaaaaaaagttcttttcCGTTTTTTAGGAATCAGcaatagaacataggtaagttgttgggatcaggcgttcgtgattataaaaacgtatgaaTAAACCTGCGATGAGTTGCGATGCTGAGTGTTTCTCAGGTTGTGTCTGATTGACTGCTCATACATAAGTGACGCCTAAATGCTAAATTTAGATGCCGTCATGACATGGATGTTAATGCCTTTCTCACATGCTGTCCTCGCTCTCCCAGTTTCAGCTGGCTCGTGGGTTTGGAATGTGACAGAGAAGGCCAAGTCCGTGCTGGTTCAGAGAGAAGCCAGCACCCTCAACACCCTTCTCTTCATCTACTTGATACTGTAAGTAGCTTTGTTTTATGATACGCTAAGTCAAAATCACACTCCTCATGCAAAACAAACCTGTCCTGTTAGTTAAAGATGACATAATAGTCACCATGAAGCACATCCGACAGTTCGTTTTGCCTTTTTGACAGTGTTTCTGCTCTTCAGGGTTAGTCTGCTGCTACTGTCCTCGGGCTACATCGGGTGGCGTATTGTGGCCCTGGAGGAACAGCTGACATCACTTGGTGCACTGCCTGAGTTCACCCTGCAGAGCGGGTAAGTCTGGTGTAATGCCAAGCAACTGCTTTTTACTTCAGGTCCATGCACTCTTTCATTGGGACGCAACACACGAAACCAAACAGATTTTTAGTATTTATGATGCTTTTCCTTTCACTGGTGATGTGCGGTGATGTTCGTGAACTCCTTTTGGAGTTTTTGATTTTAATAAAGGTTGCTAATCAACagcataacaagaaaaagaagagaataattcaccttagttaaaaaaatatatatatatatattctaattgttttcaaatgcttCTTCGTcccatttacagtataaatgtttttaatcttgcatattttttgactaacaataagCCATAGggatttatttactgtatatattgtgaaaaacagagtgaagccgcgaaattcaaagcaTGATCTGGCGAGGGTCGACTGTCCATGTCGCCTATCCTTCTTCAGGAAAATCTCTGAtactctgatactttgttgtaaaagtcttaACTATTGATACACTTAGTCTGCATGCAATGCaggctttttattattttgacgTTCTTATTAAGGGTGTGGACCTTGCCGCCTTTGCTGACTTTCCCTGCCCCACACTCACGTGTGTCTTCTTCATTAGGTACCGCCAAGACACATAACACTCAGCGACGAAAGGAGAGAGCGGCTGACTCGTGATTCGGAGGATCACCGCCAGCGGACGACATTTCACGTGCTCAGAGCGTGCAGCCGAGGCGCTGTCAcgttgagagagagagagagagagagagagagagaaaaaaaaagtggccaACCTGTGCAATTTCAGAGACAACTTTTCAACTTGAAGGGCTAACCTCGCTCCCGTCCCGTCGCAGTCATTAAAAGGAGGAGACGCCACCGCTTAGTCACACGGAGCCAAGCCAAAGCGCATCCACACCCTGCCTGGTTGCAGCGTGTCTTGCTGTGTGAACCTCTCGGAGGACATGTGACCCGACTGTTCTTCAAGCCGTGTTACCCTCCTCTCCCTCAGCATGGTGTCTGAACAGGGCTGCACCTATCTGCATCAGCACTAGCCAAAGACGTGCACGTCTCTCTGCATGGCGTTCACCCTGCACTCTCTTCAGCAGTCATAACATGTCTGTCTCTGTCCTCTTGGAATCCCTTTTGAATGTCTTATCTGAGGCTGTGGGCTGAATTGATGATGAAGATAATGACGATCAGCCCACAAAGGCTTCTCCTGATGGTCTCCTCACTCTCTCCCATTATCGCTCCGTCATAGTTTAATGATCAATGCTCAGAGGTCGTCCTGCATCATCAATGCACACGTAATGTGTTGTCAGGAGAAGAGATGGCCACAGTGTGTGGCTGTCGTCCGTGTTGTCACTCTTTCAGGTTCTTTTGAAAGGAGCACCAATGATGCATTGCTGATGTTCATGTATGTGTCTGCAGTCTGGACACTCGACTGACTCCTCCATCCCGAGCGCACTTGCTGATCAGGTCCAAGTTTCAACATCAAGAAATAGTCCCGCAAAATTTCAATATGCAACAAATTAGTGTTATGCATGgcaaaagtgtcttttttttatgtgtgcgaGCGCTGTTTTTAAAATGGAGCAAGAAATGTGTTAGgaaggaaacaaaacaaaaaaagaagaaagcgaGTGCACTTTACCAAATGTGTTGTGCCTGTCCCAATCCAAGACGCCATGTTTGGATTGAGTAGAAATGGCAACAAGTTGTCGTATAAGGTGTTTGTGTGACGGTGCTAAGACCTTTATCCTTAGtttcaatgtgttttcactCAGGGCTGGCGGGCACGACCGCGCCAGGTGGATATTCCTGTGTCATTTCAAAGTCTAGTGCTCGGTGGTGGGCTTCACATCTTGGCTTGGGTGCATCTCAACAGTCCCTTTTGAGAGAGATCACCTCAGTACTTCATTAATTGACTTGACTTGATTGAATTCCCCTCTTCATCTGCCTGATGATGCATAGCCACATCATAACTCACAATCTTGTGGTGGAAAGCGCTCCTTTCCCAGCATGTAGCAAGCAGAGTTCAACCTTGCTGCATAAACACGTGCAGTGCTGTCTCTGTCTCTACTCGCCACTGTCAAGTGGGCTCAATGCAAAAATCGTGATGAGGGCAGAGTTTGTGGTTTTGCACTATTCAAAGTGTACATTTTGTAACAATTGTTAATGTCCTTAATTCTACTATGGCCCtagacaaatatatatatttatttgtattctgtGTAATCCAAAGTAGTCTCTGTGAGATGACTTTGCTATTgtccaaaataaatcaaatgttgCAAAGTAAAGAGCAATTTGTGCGCGCCATTATTCGTTCTCATTAAATGCCTTTTTTATGCAGCTTAATTATGCAAACatctgttaaaatatatttattccgATGTAAGAAAAGtgacttaaaaaatgtaaatgacatatgaaattaaaattatataattaaaaaaacaacaattattcTAACAGGGTTAGTGTTTTATACAGTACAGCCACTATCTTGACAGCCAATCAGTTTCCAGAAACATTTAGACATGCAGACGGAGCCAAAACAGTTCAGATGCAAGCACAGAACAAGAACAACGTGAACATGAAGTCTTACTGAGCTGTTTTCACTTGAAGGAGCTGCAAAGGTAACATTAAAGTTGGGTGCAGGGTTGAACCGGCCCTCGCACCCAAGGACTCGATGCCAGTATTCTGGAGGAAATCAAGATGGAATTTTCACGCGCATACTATTTGCCAGTAGGGGGCCCCGTCTGAGTTGGgtattggcaaagagtacagcTGGGGCTGGCTCATTATTGCATTGGTTGTGGGCGGAAAAGGATCTCAGTTATTGTTTGGGTTGGTGTGCTACGCCTAAAGAAGGTCTAATACGATCGGAACGTTGCGATTGAGCACACCTTTTTTGAGGTTCATTGTCTAAAGCCAGATTAGTGGCCCCGGGGAAGGCTAGtgcattttcctcctcctcctcacctaGAGGAGGAGAAGTTGTAGCTCAAACGCCTCCCTAACTCCCCAACTGTAACTAGTAATTAACCCTTAACTTGTAACGTGTAATCTTTACAGAATCTTagatttgaatttattttcctcaataaaattataaaaatgtaaaaagtaaaattaagttaaaataaactaaatgattaaaaataaaatataacataaaaaataaacaaaagtaaattaaataagattttacttaatttaatttgttaaaataaaaaaatgactaaCTCATAAgtgtaactttaaatgtttccattatatattaatttaattatttttctcagtaaaataaaatataaagaaataaattaaataaataaaaataaatgattttaaaaatacaattcaaaaataaaatgattttttaaagttgtattttattttaaataaattgcaTAAATGAAATTGTTTCAttatcacaacaaaacaaagtaatttAACATATTTTCCTTTGTGGTACTTAATTTCACTcataaatattttagtaattgtaattttttttatttatttttcaattatgtaaaaggattattttcttttatctaacttatttacatttaaaaataccataaaaaataaaattatcatttttataaacaaaagtaagtataaagtataaagtcctaatttttcataatttttaaaatgattttaaaatcatttcatattaatgcaatttatttaaaataaaataaaacttttatataaataaaacttgcattttatgtgattttattttaatcTATTTAATCTTATTTTATGAAATTTCGTGTAATTTTATGTAActtgtaaaacaaaataaaattaaatcgtACTTACCTGTACATTTCATTTTGACACAGCCGTAATGCACGGGCCAGGC harbors:
- the si:zfos-943e10.1 gene encoding GRAM domain-containing protein 2B isoform X2, which codes for MLENKRERLKTFLKKIDEKAIVRIKHFMKESYPVESGGGGVPAKLKRSRSTLSKDGVMKVEARKTLSLEAAQLEILEQHKTLTRPLSRSQTFDVDCRSFERTEGSGTQSSFIKHNATFHKLFPGIPESEDLIHAYICALQKEVPYHGRLYITDSHACFHSSVLLKDTKVVIPVSCIHIVKKQNTALLVPNALSVRTTEGEKFLFVSLRNREACYQLLRSVCPQLEDRSTNSSPVVSSGEHSFNKSKLVNSSQSSLDGSFDQLDGSDSPSLQDKPLDSTHKEAVPNGKGSTFSSLNEQQNDCSSSEEDLSLSVSAGSWVWNVTEKAKSVLVQREASTLNTLLFIYLILVSLLLLSSGYIGWRIVALEEQLTSLGALPEFTLQSGYRQDT
- the si:zfos-943e10.1 gene encoding GRAM domain-containing protein 2B isoform X1, producing MLENKRERLKTFLKKIDEKAIVRIKHFMKESSYPVESGGGGVPAKLKRSRSTLSKDGVMKVEARKTLSLEAAQLEILEQHKTLTRPLSRSQTFDVDCRSFERTEGSGTQSSFIKHNATFHKLFPGIPESEDLIHAYICALQKEVPYHGRLYITDSHACFHSSVLLKDTKVVIPVSCIHIVKKQNTALLVPNALSVRTTEGEKFLFVSLRNREACYQLLRSVCPQLEDRSTNSSPVVSSGEHSFNKSKLVNSSQSSLDGSFDQLDGSDSPSLQDKPLDSTHKEAVPNGKGSTFSSLNEQQNDCSSSEEDLSLSVSAGSWVWNVTEKAKSVLVQREASTLNTLLFIYLILVSLLLLSSGYIGWRIVALEEQLTSLGALPEFTLQSGYRQDT
- the si:zfos-943e10.1 gene encoding GRAM domain-containing protein 2B isoform X3, coding for MPTVSRYMSFRSSKRFKFSSSYPVESGGGGVPAKLKRSRSTLSKDGVMKVEARKTLSLEAAQLEILEQHKTLTRPLSRSQTFDVDCRSFERTEGSGTQSSFIKHNATFHKLFPGIPESEDLIHAYICALQKEVPYHGRLYITDSHACFHSSVLLKDTKVVIPVSCIHIVKKQNTALLVPNALSVRTTEGEKFLFVSLRNREACYQLLRSVCPQLEDRSTNSSPVVSSGEHSFNKSKLVNSSQSSLDGSFDQLDGSDSPSLQDKPLDSTHKEAVPNGKGSTFSSLNEQQNDCSSSEEDLSLSVSAGSWVWNVTEKAKSVLVQREASTLNTLLFIYLILVSLLLLSSGYIGWRIVALEEQLTSLGALPEFTLQSGYRQDT
- the si:zfos-943e10.1 gene encoding GRAM domain-containing protein 2B isoform X4, which encodes MPTVSRYMSFRSSKRFKFSSYPVESGGGGVPAKLKRSRSTLSKDGVMKVEARKTLSLEAAQLEILEQHKTLTRPLSRSQTFDVDCRSFERTEGSGTQSSFIKHNATFHKLFPGIPESEDLIHAYICALQKEVPYHGRLYITDSHACFHSSVLLKDTKVVIPVSCIHIVKKQNTALLVPNALSVRTTEGEKFLFVSLRNREACYQLLRSVCPQLEDRSTNSSPVVSSGEHSFNKSKLVNSSQSSLDGSFDQLDGSDSPSLQDKPLDSTHKEAVPNGKGSTFSSLNEQQNDCSSSEEDLSLSVSAGSWVWNVTEKAKSVLVQREASTLNTLLFIYLILVSLLLLSSGYIGWRIVALEEQLTSLGALPEFTLQSGYRQDT